The Leishmania infantum JPCM5 genome chromosome 9 nucleotide sequence TAAGGACCAAAGAAGGACACTTGAAATCCAGTCATAGACACGTGCAGACACCCTGTTCACATACACTAGTGAGGAATAGGAATAGGGAAAGAGAGATGGGGGGGTGGGCAAGAGTTGCTGGAGCCGAAGGGGAGACGTAATTATGCCATCCAGCTTCGCGCAGCGACTGGAGCGGGATGGTGGAGTGATGCGCATGCCGCCGCTAACAGAGACCACCTGTCAGGTACAAGGCCATCGGCACAGTCTGCTAAGTATGTGTTTGGGAGATAAAAGACCCGTTCCCATTGCCCTCCCAACTGCATGCCATTCCATGCGGTGGTAGAACGCAGTAGTGTGTGCTCGGAGAGGTTTGCCAAGTAAAAGGCCCACACGCATGCctcgtctccgtctctctttgGCCAGCGACGTGCAGTCATTGCAATCCGTGAAGTccactcgctcgctcgctctggTTCCATGCGGGGAGAGGCATCCGCAGCCACAAGAGATGAACGTCAAGATTGTctcgaggagggaggagggcgacagACAGGTGGGCCTTGGGCCGGCTccacagcaacagcaactgCAGCGACTTTCCACCCCAAAGACGGAGAAGGCTTCCTTTCCCCCTTGcctgctttctctctctccgccgttTGCCcaaggggtgggggtgggctAATAGTGATCGCGACCGGGGCGTCGCcgaccgcctccgccaccgaaaccaccaccagcaccagcaccagcactaccgccgccgccaccgccggcaccgccctCTCGCCGCAATCGCCGTCGGCTACCCAttccagctccgccgccactgccgtgtGGGGCGCCAggcccgccaccgcccccggCGCGGTGCTGATTACGGTGCGTATTCATTGGACAGTCTTTTACCGTGTGGCCCTCCTGATCACAcaagaagcagcggcgatgggagccgccgccaccaccgccgtgccCGCCGCTCTCCAAGCCGCCAGTGGGTTGCCCCGGCTCTTGAATTTCGCCTAGGGCTTTGTGCAAAACGCTGTGCTGCGGACCTGGACAGTCCGGGGCGAGATGGCCGGGGTCAAAGCAGCCGGCCCGGTAGCATGTTGCGCTGCGGTTGAAGGTTGGGTCATCGGCGCGCTCCACAATCATCTTGGCCAGGATGCGCTTAGACACGGCATCGCGGTCGTAGCGCTCTTGGATGGGGTGCCCTAGCGGAC carries:
- a CDS encoding putative cleavage and polyadenylation specificity factor 30 kDa subunit; this encodes MFVDDAAGTHFDFEDTLPKEQPRTEKKLEICQDFQRGRCRLGDACPQRHIISAYRTVQTKVCKHWLRGACVNGDNCLYLHEYDNRYVPQCAFFERVGECTNPECPFLHTKPNESQPECAAYRRGFCPLGPKCRLRHVKRESACPYYLAGFCPLGPRCPLGHPIQERYDRDAVSKRILAKMIVERADDPTFNRSATCYRAGCFDPGHLAPDCPGPQHSVLHKALGEIQEPGQPTGGLESGGHGGGGGGSHRRCFLCDQEGHTVKDCPMNTHRNQHRAGGGGGPGAPHGSGGGAGMGSRRRLRREGGAGGGGGGSAGAGAGGGFGGGGGRRRPGRDHY